Proteins encoded by one window of Passer domesticus isolate bPasDom1 chromosome 10, bPasDom1.hap1, whole genome shotgun sequence:
- the LOC135308517 gene encoding uncharacterized protein LOC135308517 isoform X3 has protein sequence MKGPEAGPAQQPEEPEQFQTWQDDASLDGTQAQKPGRGRFHRTLKMFRKFLQVQRRETGTSAAEGPAEPDSGLTELQAPCQEEHQEEPDVSLGSAEHAQDSDTTMNEDRAKADKAVTEDVAITNANTGETEATANTDSTPTPTLIQELVPEYFRDPCFSSQETLSILGSGLEASQDFMPPQAMVTGAPQPLRPAQCGENGSWGSCSLEERSKFPPNVLQVPAIVMNIHQTLASHDTVAARLKIDIVRLAEEHPADVVLTLLRCAPTCDRAAAIMWKTIGSLGPAVKKVLPTLLCVMEDWPVHSASTSDGDDTDVFALAATLVIWVIVQVPECHEAMILHSSRLFVALLFHIVITTQQMPPAEAGHFWKECQEEHRLTINPSRFAVQTMKALLYQLQCDNVVMAMERKRGWDTLLRAHTQHYAVGLLAREMRRNLVPLCCRIALHLLRHLTKQDPYWDLPFLAFLVEVLECLDLRECGGSVLKVLSRFLYSKCREQRRLALKGLVVLSKNPSMARRMGSLSPRLLELLDDADGEVVSMSLRVFTNVLQHKDILVSSTTAPQLAEALLLLFDHDNSHIQLLSIQLFRKVMELVEDEGKKPLKTIVNKSLYTLLIYCHDENWDVAEASRETLLRVAEFLKRRDLEQFLKKQPPLKVDEGPLAEDTSRAAEHQRRVLRCLQSLQESLREAAFRIMGMPGRRLRRQQEELQLIWNALQARRQGASPSSSNLENQAQFPQTAGEVGTSSGSSEPVSQEQHQETLKRTSPLSTAGAPGTADAGQRSPGFSPLPACS, from the exons ATGAAAGGCCCTGAAGCTGGCCCAGCACAACAGCCGGAAGAACCAGAGCAGTTCCAGACAtggcaggacg ATGCATCCCTGGACGGGACACAAGCGCAGAAACCCGGCCGTGGCCGCTTCCACAGAACCCTgaag ATGTTCCGGAAGTTTCTGCAAGTTCAGCGCAGAGAGACCGGGACCAGTGCAGCTGAGGGCCCCGccgagcctgactcggggctgaccgAGCTCCAGGCTCCATGTCAGGAAGAACATCAGgaagagcctgatgtcagcctgggtTCAGCTGAGCACGCACAAGACTCTGACACCACAATGAATGAGGACAGAGCAAAAGCAGacaaggcagtgactgaggacgTGGCCATCACAAATGCCAACACTGGAGAGACTGAGGCCACTGCAAATACTGATAGCACGCCCACTCCGACTCTGATTCAGGAATTAGTACCAGAGTATTTCAGGGAcccttgtttttcttctcaggAGACGCTAAGCATCCTGGGGTCAGGCctggaggcctcccaggatTTTATGCCCCCTCAAGCCATGGTCACTGGGgcccctcagcctttgaggccagcACAGTGTGGCGAGAATggaagctggggaagttgctCCCTTGAAGAGCGCTCCAAGTTTCCCCCAAAtgtcctccaggtgccagccattGTTATGAACATCCACCAGACGCTGGCGTCCCATGACACTGTGGCCGCCAGGCTGAAAATTGAcattgtgaggctggctgaAGAACACCCCGCAGACGTGGTGCTGACCCTCCTGCGCTGTGCCCCaacgtgtgacag agctgctgcaatcaTGTGGAAAACCATAGGGTCATTGGGACCAGCAGTGAAGAAAGTGCTGCCAACACTGCTGTGTGTGATGGAGGACTGGCCTGTGCACAGCGCATCCACCTCCGATGGGGATGACACAGatgtctttgccctggct gcaactctggtgatctggGTGATTGTCCAGGTGCCTGAGTGCCACGAGGCCATGATCCTTCATTCTTCCcgcctgtttgtggctctgctcttccataTTGTCATCACCACACAGCAGATGCCACCAGCGGAAGCTGGGCATTTCTGGAAAGAATGTCAAGAAGAACATCGCCTTACCATCAAccccagcag gtttgcagtgcagaccatgaaggctctaCTCTACCAACTGCAGTGTGACAATGTGGTGATGGCTATGGAGCGCAAGcgtggctgggacacgctgctgcgtgctcacacccagcactatgccgtgggtctgctggccag aGAGATGCGCCGTAACTTGGTCCCTTTGTGTTGTCGCATCGCACTCCACTTGCTCCGGCATCTCACTAAGCAGGACCCATACTGGGATCTGCCCTTCCTGGcattccttgtggag gtcctcgagtgcctggacttgagggaatgtgGTGGCAGTGTGCTGAAGGTCTTGTCAAGGTTCCTGTACAGCAAGTGCAGGGAGCAGCGTCGCCTGGCACTCaaaggcctcgtggtgctcagcaagaATCCCTCAATG gccagaaGAATGGGCAGTCTGTCTCCAaggcttctggagctgctggatgatGCAGATGGAGAGGTGGTCAGCATGAGCCTCCGTGTTTTCACTAATGTTCTCCAGCACAAAGATATCCTGGTatccagcaccactgccccacagctggctgaggcactcctgctgctctttgacCAT GACAACAGCCATATCCAATTGCTCTCCATTCAACTCTTCCGTAAAGTGATGGAACTGGTAGAGGATGAGGGGAAAAAGCCCCTGAAGACAATTGTGAACAAGAGCCTCTACACACTTTTAATTTACTGTCATGATGAGAACTGGGACGTGGCGGAG gcctctcGGGAAACACTGCTTCGAGTGGCCGAGTTCCTGAAGAGAAGGGATCTCGAACAGTTCCTGAAGAAGCAGCCGCCCTTGAAAGTCGATGAGGGCCCG ctggcagaggacacgagccgagcggccgagcaccaGCGCCGGGTCCTGCGCTGCCTGCAGAGCCTACAGGagtccctgcgagaggcggccttCAGGatcatgg GGATGCCCGGGCGGCgcctgaggaggcagcaggaagagCTCCAGCTCATCTGGAATG CCCTTCAAGCCCGGAGGCAAGGTGCCAGCCCATCGTCCTCTAACCTGGAAAACCAAGCCCAATTTCCCCAAACAGCTGGAGAAGTAGGGACATCATCTGGATCCAGTGAACCAGTGTCCCAAGAACAGCACCAGGAGACACTGAAGAGGACATCACctctcagcacagctggagctccaggcacagccgaCGCTGGGCAAAGATCTCctggcttcagccctctccctgcctgtagctag
- the LOC135308517 gene encoding uncharacterized protein LOC135308517 isoform X2: MAGRLLNLFKVFRPKKKKGPEAGPAQQPEEPEQFQTRQDDASLDGTQAQKPGRGRFHRTLKMFRKFLQVQRRETGTSAAEGPAEPDSGLTELQAPCQEEHQEEPDVSLGSAEHAQDSDTTMNEDRAKADKAVTEDVAITNANTGETEATANTDSTPTPTLIQELVPEYFRDPCFSSQETLSILGSGLEASQDFMPPQAMVTGAPQPLRPAQCGENGSWGSCSLEERSKFPPNVLQVPAIVMNIHQTLASHDTVAARLKIDIVRLAEEHPADVVLTLLRCAPTCDRAAAIMWKTIGSLGPAVKKVLPTLLCVMEDWPVHSASTSDGDDTDVFALAATLVIWVIVQVPECHEAMILHSSRLFVALLFHIVITTQQMPPAEAGHFWKECQEEHRLTINPSRFAVQTMKALLYQLQCDNVVMAMERKRGWDTLLRAHTQHYAVGLLAREMRRNLVPLCCRIALHLLRHLTKQDPYWDLPFLAFLVEVLECLDLRECGGSVLKVLSRFLYSKCREQRRLALKGLVVLSKNPSMARRMGSLSPRLLELLDDADGEVVSMSLRVFTNVLQHKDILVSSTTAPQLAEALLLLFDHDNSHIQLLSIQLFRKVMELVEDEGKKPLKTIVNKSLYTLLIYCHDENWDVAEASRETLLRVAEFLKRRDLEQFLKKQPPLKVDEGPLAEDTSRAAEHQRRVLRCLQSLQESLREAAFRIMGMPGRRLRRQQEELQLIWNALQARRQGASPSSSNLENQAQFPQTAGEVGTSSGSSEPVSQEQHQETLKRTSPLSTAGAPGTADAGQRSPGFSPLPACS, from the exons ATGCATCCCTGGACGGGACACAAGCGCAGAAACCCGGCCGTGGCCGCTTCCACAGAACCCTgaag ATGTTCCGGAAGTTTCTGCAAGTTCAGCGCAGAGAGACCGGGACCAGTGCAGCTGAGGGCCCCGccgagcctgactcggggctgaccgAGCTCCAGGCTCCATGTCAGGAAGAACATCAGgaagagcctgatgtcagcctgggtTCAGCTGAGCACGCACAAGACTCTGACACCACAATGAATGAGGACAGAGCAAAAGCAGacaaggcagtgactgaggacgTGGCCATCACAAATGCCAACACTGGAGAGACTGAGGCCACTGCAAATACTGATAGCACGCCCACTCCGACTCTGATTCAGGAATTAGTACCAGAGTATTTCAGGGAcccttgtttttcttctcaggAGACGCTAAGCATCCTGGGGTCAGGCctggaggcctcccaggatTTTATGCCCCCTCAAGCCATGGTCACTGGGgcccctcagcctttgaggccagcACAGTGTGGCGAGAATggaagctggggaagttgctCCCTTGAAGAGCGCTCCAAGTTTCCCCCAAAtgtcctccaggtgccagccattGTTATGAACATCCACCAGACGCTGGCGTCCCATGACACTGTGGCCGCCAGGCTGAAAATTGAcattgtgaggctggctgaAGAACACCCCGCAGACGTGGTGCTGACCCTCCTGCGCTGTGCCCCaacgtgtgacag agctgctgcaatcaTGTGGAAAACCATAGGGTCATTGGGACCAGCAGTGAAGAAAGTGCTGCCAACACTGCTGTGTGTGATGGAGGACTGGCCTGTGCACAGCGCATCCACCTCCGATGGGGATGACACAGatgtctttgccctggct gcaactctggtgatctggGTGATTGTCCAGGTGCCTGAGTGCCACGAGGCCATGATCCTTCATTCTTCCcgcctgtttgtggctctgctcttccataTTGTCATCACCACACAGCAGATGCCACCAGCGGAAGCTGGGCATTTCTGGAAAGAATGTCAAGAAGAACATCGCCTTACCATCAAccccagcag gtttgcagtgcagaccatgaaggctctaCTCTACCAACTGCAGTGTGACAATGTGGTGATGGCTATGGAGCGCAAGcgtggctgggacacgctgctgcgtgctcacacccagcactatgccgtgggtctgctggccag aGAGATGCGCCGTAACTTGGTCCCTTTGTGTTGTCGCATCGCACTCCACTTGCTCCGGCATCTCACTAAGCAGGACCCATACTGGGATCTGCCCTTCCTGGcattccttgtggag gtcctcgagtgcctggacttgagggaatgtgGTGGCAGTGTGCTGAAGGTCTTGTCAAGGTTCCTGTACAGCAAGTGCAGGGAGCAGCGTCGCCTGGCACTCaaaggcctcgtggtgctcagcaagaATCCCTCAATG gccagaaGAATGGGCAGTCTGTCTCCAaggcttctggagctgctggatgatGCAGATGGAGAGGTGGTCAGCATGAGCCTCCGTGTTTTCACTAATGTTCTCCAGCACAAAGATATCCTGGTatccagcaccactgccccacagctggctgaggcactcctgctgctctttgacCAT GACAACAGCCATATCCAATTGCTCTCCATTCAACTCTTCCGTAAAGTGATGGAACTGGTAGAGGATGAGGGGAAAAAGCCCCTGAAGACAATTGTGAACAAGAGCCTCTACACACTTTTAATTTACTGTCATGATGAGAACTGGGACGTGGCGGAG gcctctcGGGAAACACTGCTTCGAGTGGCCGAGTTCCTGAAGAGAAGGGATCTCGAACAGTTCCTGAAGAAGCAGCCGCCCTTGAAAGTCGATGAGGGCCCG ctggcagaggacacgagccgagcggccgagcaccaGCGCCGGGTCCTGCGCTGCCTGCAGAGCCTACAGGagtccctgcgagaggcggccttCAGGatcatgg GGATGCCCGGGCGGCgcctgaggaggcagcaggaagagCTCCAGCTCATCTGGAATG CCCTTCAAGCCCGGAGGCAAGGTGCCAGCCCATCGTCCTCTAACCTGGAAAACCAAGCCCAATTTCCCCAAACAGCTGGAGAAGTAGGGACATCATCTGGATCCAGTGAACCAGTGTCCCAAGAACAGCACCAGGAGACACTGAAGAGGACATCACctctcagcacagctggagctccaggcacagccgaCGCTGGGCAAAGATCTCctggcttcagccctctccctgcctgtagctag
- the LOC135308517 gene encoding uncharacterized protein LOC135308517 isoform X1: protein MAGRLLNLFKVFRPKKKKGPEAGPAQQPEEPEQFQTRQDDASLDGTQVQKPGRGRFRRTLKMFRKFLQVQRRETGTSAAEGPAEPDSGLTELQAPCQEEHQEEPDVSLGSAEHAQDSDTTMNEDRAKADKAVTEDVAITNANTGETEATANTDSTPTPTLIQELVPEYFRDPCFSSQETLSILGSGLEASQDFMPPQAMVTGAPQPLRPAQCGENGSWGSCSLEERSKFPPNVLQVPAIVMNIHQTLASHDTVAARLKIDIVRLAEEHPADVVLTLLRCAPTCDRAAAIMWKTIGSLGPAVKKVLPTLLCVMEDWPVHSASTSDGDDTDVFALAATLVIWVIVQVPECHEAMILHSSRLFVALLFHIVITTQQMPPAEAGHFWKECQEEHRLTINPSRFAVQTMKALLYQLQCDNVVMAMERKRGWDTLLRAHTQHYAVGLLAREMRRNLVPLCCRIALHLLRHLTKQDPYWDLPFLAFLVEVLECLDLRECGGSVLKVLSRFLYSKCREQRRLALKGLVVLSKNPSMARRMGSLSPRLLELLDDADGEVVSMSLRVFTNVLQHKDILVSSTTAPQLAEALLLLFDHDNSHIQLLSIQLFRKVMELVEDEGKKPLKTIVNKSLYTLLIYCHDENWDVAEASRETLLRVAEFLKRRDLEQFLKKQPPLKVDEGPLAEDTSRAAEHQRRVLRCLQSLQESLREAAFRIMGMPGRRLRRQQEELQLIWNALQARRQGASPSSSNLENQAQFPQTAGEVGTSSGSSEPVSQEQHQETLKRTSPLSTAGAPGTADAGQRSPGFSPLPACS, encoded by the exons ATGTTCCGGAAGTTTCTGCAAGTTCAGCGCAGAGAGACCGGGACCAGTGCAGCTGAGGGCCCCGccgagcctgactcggggctgaccgAGCTCCAGGCTCCATGTCAGGAAGAACATCAGgaagagcctgatgtcagcctgggtTCAGCTGAGCACGCACAAGACTCTGACACCACAATGAATGAGGACAGAGCAAAAGCAGacaaggcagtgactgaggacgTGGCCATCACAAATGCCAACACTGGAGAGACTGAGGCCACTGCAAATACTGATAGCACGCCCACTCCGACTCTGATTCAGGAATTAGTACCAGAGTATTTCAGGGAcccttgtttttcttctcaggAGACGCTAAGCATCCTGGGGTCAGGCctggaggcctcccaggatTTTATGCCCCCTCAAGCCATGGTCACTGGGgcccctcagcctttgaggccagcACAGTGTGGCGAGAATggaagctggggaagttgctCCCTTGAAGAGCGCTCCAAGTTTCCCCCAAAtgtcctccaggtgccagccattGTTATGAACATCCACCAGACGCTGGCGTCCCATGACACTGTGGCCGCCAGGCTGAAAATTGAcattgtgaggctggctgaAGAACACCCCGCAGACGTGGTGCTGACCCTCCTGCGCTGTGCCCCaacgtgtgacag agctgctgcaatcaTGTGGAAAACCATAGGGTCATTGGGACCAGCAGTGAAGAAAGTGCTGCCAACACTGCTGTGTGTGATGGAGGACTGGCCTGTGCACAGCGCATCCACCTCCGATGGGGATGACACAGatgtctttgccctggct gcaactctggtgatctggGTGATTGTCCAGGTGCCTGAGTGCCACGAGGCCATGATCCTTCATTCTTCCcgcctgtttgtggctctgctcttccataTTGTCATCACCACACAGCAGATGCCACCAGCGGAAGCTGGGCATTTCTGGAAAGAATGTCAAGAAGAACATCGCCTTACCATCAAccccagcag gtttgcagtgcagaccatgaaggctctaCTCTACCAACTGCAGTGTGACAATGTGGTGATGGCTATGGAGCGCAAGcgtggctgggacacgctgctgcgtgctcacacccagcactatgccgtgggtctgctggccag aGAGATGCGCCGTAACTTGGTCCCTTTGTGTTGTCGCATCGCACTCCACTTGCTCCGGCATCTCACTAAGCAGGACCCATACTGGGATCTGCCCTTCCTGGcattccttgtggag gtcctcgagtgcctggacttgagggaatgtgGTGGCAGTGTGCTGAAGGTCTTGTCAAGGTTCCTGTACAGCAAGTGCAGGGAGCAGCGTCGCCTGGCACTCaaaggcctcgtggtgctcagcaagaATCCCTCAATG gccagaaGAATGGGCAGTCTGTCTCCAaggcttctggagctgctggatgatGCAGATGGAGAGGTGGTCAGCATGAGCCTCCGTGTTTTCACTAATGTTCTCCAGCACAAAGATATCCTGGTatccagcaccactgccccacagctggctgaggcactcctgctgctctttgacCAT GACAACAGCCATATCCAATTGCTCTCCATTCAACTCTTCCGTAAAGTGATGGAACTGGTAGAGGATGAGGGGAAAAAGCCCCTGAAGACAATTGTGAACAAGAGCCTCTACACACTTTTAATTTACTGTCATGATGAGAACTGGGACGTGGCGGAG gcctctcGGGAAACACTGCTTCGAGTGGCCGAGTTCCTGAAGAGAAGGGATCTCGAACAGTTCCTGAAGAAGCAGCCGCCCTTGAAAGTCGATGAGGGCCCG ctggcagaggacacgagccgagcggccgagcaccaGCGCCGGGTCCTGCGCTGCCTGCAGAGCCTACAGGagtccctgcgagaggcggccttCAGGatcatgg GGATGCCCGGGCGGCgcctgaggaggcagcaggaagagCTCCAGCTCATCTGGAATG CCCTTCAAGCCCGGAGGCAAGGTGCCAGCCCATCGTCCTCTAACCTGGAAAACCAAGCCCAATTTCCCCAAACAGCTGGAGAAGTAGGGACATCATCTGGATCCAGTGAACCAGTGTCCCAAGAACAGCACCAGGAGACACTGAAGAGGACATCACctctcagcacagctggagctccaggcacagccgaCGCTGGGCAAAGATCTCctggcttcagccctctccctgcctgtagctag